A section of the Lepus europaeus isolate LE1 chromosome 19, mLepTim1.pri, whole genome shotgun sequence genome encodes:
- the CEACAM16 gene encoding carcinoembryonic antigen-related cell adhesion molecule 16, with the protein MALTGCSWLLLSAALLNARAEISIAPEPAQPAEGDNVTLAVQGLAGEVLAYSWYAGPTLSITYLVASYIVSTGDETPGPAHTGREAVRADGSLDIHGVLPGHSGTYILQTLNRQLQTEVGYGHLQVYEILAQPTVQANNTELVERRDTLRLACSSPSPAEVRWFFNGEALPIALRLGLSPDGRVLSRHGVRREEAGTYQCEVWNPVSVSRSEPIKLTVYFGPERVAILQDSTARTGCTIKVDFNSSLTLWCVSRSCPEPEYVWALNGRALKNGQDHLNISGMSAAQEGTYTCITKNPKTLLSGSASVVVKLTAAAVTMMIVPVPAKPSEGQDVTLTVQGYPRDLLVYAWYRGPASEPNRLLSQLPSGNWIAGPAHTGREVGFANCSLLVQKLNLTDAGRYTLKTVTLQGKTDTLEVELQVALSLPRSLEDRRHLPGPDPGTG; encoded by the exons ATGGCGCTGACCgggtgcagctggctgctgcTCAGTG CTGCGCTCCTGAACGCGAGGGCTGAGATCTCCATCGCCCCGGAGCCCGCGCAGCCGGCCGAGGGCGACAACGTCACGCTGGCTGTGCAGGGGCTGGCGGGCGAGGTGCTGGCCTACAGCTGGTACGCGGGGCCCACGCTCAGCATCACCTACCTGGTGGCCAGCTACATCGTGAGCACCGGTGACGAGACACCCGGCCCTGCCCACACGGGGCGGGAAGCTGTGCGTGCCGACGGCAGCCTGGACATCCACGGGGTCTTGCCCGGCCACTCGGGCACCTACATCCTGCAGACCCTCAACCGGCAGCTCCAGACAGAGGTGGGCTACGGACACTTGCAGGTCTATG agatcctggcccagcccacggTGCAGGCCAACAACACGGAGCTGGTGGAGCGGAGAGACACCCTGCGCCTGGCgtgcagcagccccagccccgccgaGGTGCGCTGGTTCTTCAACGGCGAGGCCCTGCCCATCGCCCTGCGGCTTGGCCTGTCCCCCGACGGCCGGGTGCTGAGCCGGCATGGCGTgcgcagggaggaggcaggaaccTACCAGTGTGAGGTGTGGAACCCGGTCAGCGTCAGCCGGAGCGAGCCCATCAAGCTGACCGTGTACT TCGGCCCGGAGCGCGTGGCCATCCTACAGGACTCCACCGCCCGCACGGGCTGCACCATCAAGGTGGACTTCAACTCGTCTCTCACCCTGTGGTGCGTGTCCCGCTCCTGCCCCGAGCCCGAGTACGTGTGGGCCCTCAACGGGCGGGCCCTAAAGAACGGCCAGGACCACCTGAACATCAGCGGCATGTCGGCAGCCCAGGAGGGCACCTACACCTGCATCACCAAGAACCCCAAGACCCTGCTGTCCGGCTCGGCCTCCGTGGTGGTCAAGCTCACCG CGGCAGCTGTCACCATGATGATCGTGCCCGTGCCCGCCAAGCCGTCGGAGGGCCAGGACGTGACGCTCACCGTGCAGGGCTACCCCAGGGACCTGCTGGTCTATGCCTGGTACCGCGGGCCTGCCTCCGAGCCCAACCGGCTGCTCAGCCAGCTGCCGTCGGGGAACTGGATTGCGGGCCCCGCGCACACGGGCCGCGAGGTGGGCTTCGCCAACTGCTCGCTGCTGGTGCAGAAGCTGAACCTCACGGACGCCGGCCGCTACACGCTCAAGACCGTGACGCTGCAGGGCAAGACTGACACCCTGgaggtggagctgcaggtggccc TCagcctccctcgctccctcgaGGACCGGCGCCACCTTCCCGGACCCGACCCCGGCACAGGCTGA